The Coffea arabica cultivar ET-39 chromosome 3c, Coffea Arabica ET-39 HiFi, whole genome shotgun sequence genome contains a region encoding:
- the LOC113734008 gene encoding vesicle-associated protein 2-2 isoform X3, with protein MFSLENSSLYVKTTSPKKYCVRPNIGVIKPKSTYDFTVTMQAQKSAPSDMQCKDKFLVQSTVAPFGTTEEDITPDLFAKDSGKYVEECKLKVSLTSPTQSPVLSPVNGVSKLEQSPASEISEEKLLTRVENLPPLQMLDEKFEGEKLVMDAQVLTSAKVEENVLLPTKMGKLICDRDVEYRPLDVVDGTKLKFSRDVEELKSKLITLDSELIQAKSNITKLTEEKSCAVEEKQTLKRELATLRRKTGVRTVERGFPPLFVCMVALISLTVGYLLHG; from the exons ATGTTCAGCCTCGAGAACTCAAGTTTATAT GTAAAGACTACTTCGCCCAAGAAATATTGTGTGCGACCTAATATAGGGGTTATCAAGCCAAAATCAACATATGACTTCACAg TCACAATGCAAGCACAGAAGTCAGCTCCCTCAGACATGCAATGCAAGGACAAGTTTTTAGTTCAGAGCACAGTTGCTCCATTTGGCACAACTGAAGAGGATATTACACCTGACTTG TTTGCAAAAGATAGTGGAAAATATGTTGAAGAGTGCAAGCTGAAGGTTTCGCTGACTAGCCCCACACAATCCCCTGTTCTGTCACCCGTTAATGGAGTTTCCAAGCTAGAACAATCTCCTGCAAGTGAAATATCAGAAGAAAAACTGCTGACTCGGGTTGAAAATCTTCCCCCGCTTCAAATG CTGGATGAGAAATTTGAGGGTGAAAAACTTGTAATGGATGCACAGGTACTGACTTCAGCAAAAGTTGAGGAAAATGTCCTACTGCCTACTAAAATGGGGAAGCTTATTTGTGATAGGGATGTGGAATATAGACCTTTGGACGTTGTTGATggaacaaaactgaaattttccagagatGTTGAGGAATTGAAGTCTAAGCTAATCACATTAGATTCAGAGCTGATTCAG GCTAAATCTAACATTACAAAGCTGACAGAAGAAAAGAGCTGTGCTGTTGAAGAGAAGCAAACATTAAAGCGAGAATTG GCAACTTTGAGGAGGAAGACTGGTGTGAGGACAGTTGAACGGGGATTTCCTCCTCTCTTTGTTTGCATGGTTGCATTAATTAGTCTGACTGTTGGATACTTATTACATGGTTAA
- the LOC113734008 gene encoding vesicle-associated protein 2-2 isoform X1, with protein MEQLEVQNPVVKKQLLDVQPRELKFIFEVKKQSSCAVHLANLSDHYVAFKVKTTSPKKYCVRPNIGVIKPKSTYDFTVTMQAQKSAPSDMQCKDKFLVQSTVAPFGTTEEDITPDLFAKDSGKYVEECKLKVSLTSPTQSPVLSPVNGVSKLEQSPASEISEEKLLTRVENLPPLQMLDEKFEGEKLVMDAQVLTSAKVEENVLLPTKMGKLICDRDVEYRPLDVVDGTKLKFSRDVEELKSKLITLDSELIQAKSNITKLTEEKSCAVEEKQTLKRELATLRRKTGVRTVERGFPPLFVCMVALISLTVGYLLHG; from the exons ATGGAGCAACTGGAAGTTCAAAACCCTGTAGTTAAGAAGCAGCTATTGGATGTTCAGCCTCGAGAACTCAAGTTTATAT TTGAGGTTAAGAAACAAAGTTCGTGTGCTGTTCACCTTGCCAATCTTTCTGATCATTATGTTGCTTTCAAG GTAAAGACTACTTCGCCCAAGAAATATTGTGTGCGACCTAATATAGGGGTTATCAAGCCAAAATCAACATATGACTTCACAg TCACAATGCAAGCACAGAAGTCAGCTCCCTCAGACATGCAATGCAAGGACAAGTTTTTAGTTCAGAGCACAGTTGCTCCATTTGGCACAACTGAAGAGGATATTACACCTGACTTG TTTGCAAAAGATAGTGGAAAATATGTTGAAGAGTGCAAGCTGAAGGTTTCGCTGACTAGCCCCACACAATCCCCTGTTCTGTCACCCGTTAATGGAGTTTCCAAGCTAGAACAATCTCCTGCAAGTGAAATATCAGAAGAAAAACTGCTGACTCGGGTTGAAAATCTTCCCCCGCTTCAAATG CTGGATGAGAAATTTGAGGGTGAAAAACTTGTAATGGATGCACAGGTACTGACTTCAGCAAAAGTTGAGGAAAATGTCCTACTGCCTACTAAAATGGGGAAGCTTATTTGTGATAGGGATGTGGAATATAGACCTTTGGACGTTGTTGATggaacaaaactgaaattttccagagatGTTGAGGAATTGAAGTCTAAGCTAATCACATTAGATTCAGAGCTGATTCAG GCTAAATCTAACATTACAAAGCTGACAGAAGAAAAGAGCTGTGCTGTTGAAGAGAAGCAAACATTAAAGCGAGAATTG GCAACTTTGAGGAGGAAGACTGGTGTGAGGACAGTTGAACGGGGATTTCCTCCTCTCTTTGTTTGCATGGTTGCATTAATTAGTCTGACTGTTGGATACTTATTACATGGTTAA
- the LOC113734008 gene encoding vesicle-associated protein 1-2 isoform X2 translates to MEQLEVQNPVVKKQLLDVQPRELKFIFEVKKQSSCAVHLANLSDHYVAFKVKTTSPKKYCVRPNIGVIKPKSTYDFTVTMQAQKSAPSDMQCKDKFLVQSTVAPFGTTEEDITPDLFAKDSGKYVEECKLKVSLTSPTQSPVLSPVNGVSKLEQSPASEISEEKLLTRVENLPPLQMVLTSAKVEENVLLPTKMGKLICDRDVEYRPLDVVDGTKLKFSRDVEELKSKLITLDSELIQAKSNITKLTEEKSCAVEEKQTLKRELATLRRKTGVRTVERGFPPLFVCMVALISLTVGYLLHG, encoded by the exons ATGGAGCAACTGGAAGTTCAAAACCCTGTAGTTAAGAAGCAGCTATTGGATGTTCAGCCTCGAGAACTCAAGTTTATAT TTGAGGTTAAGAAACAAAGTTCGTGTGCTGTTCACCTTGCCAATCTTTCTGATCATTATGTTGCTTTCAAG GTAAAGACTACTTCGCCCAAGAAATATTGTGTGCGACCTAATATAGGGGTTATCAAGCCAAAATCAACATATGACTTCACAg TCACAATGCAAGCACAGAAGTCAGCTCCCTCAGACATGCAATGCAAGGACAAGTTTTTAGTTCAGAGCACAGTTGCTCCATTTGGCACAACTGAAGAGGATATTACACCTGACTTG TTTGCAAAAGATAGTGGAAAATATGTTGAAGAGTGCAAGCTGAAGGTTTCGCTGACTAGCCCCACACAATCCCCTGTTCTGTCACCCGTTAATGGAGTTTCCAAGCTAGAACAATCTCCTGCAAGTGAAATATCAGAAGAAAAACTGCTGACTCGGGTTGAAAATCTTCCCCCGCTTCAAATG GTACTGACTTCAGCAAAAGTTGAGGAAAATGTCCTACTGCCTACTAAAATGGGGAAGCTTATTTGTGATAGGGATGTGGAATATAGACCTTTGGACGTTGTTGATggaacaaaactgaaattttccagagatGTTGAGGAATTGAAGTCTAAGCTAATCACATTAGATTCAGAGCTGATTCAG GCTAAATCTAACATTACAAAGCTGACAGAAGAAAAGAGCTGTGCTGTTGAAGAGAAGCAAACATTAAAGCGAGAATTG GCAACTTTGAGGAGGAAGACTGGTGTGAGGACAGTTGAACGGGGATTTCCTCCTCTCTTTGTTTGCATGGTTGCATTAATTAGTCTGACTGTTGGATACTTATTACATGGTTAA
- the LOC113734009 gene encoding acyl carrier protein 1, chloroplastic-like — protein MASITGSFTSLSCSLMPNQAVNRVSKLGSVSLSISGKSFPSLRVQPARFRVSCAAKPETVDKVCKIVRKQLALPDESEVAGHSKFASLGADSLDTVEIVMGLEEEFGISVEEESAQNIATVQDAADLIEKLIENKGA, from the exons ATGGCCTCAATTACAGGGTCCTTCACCTCCCTCTCCTGCTCACTCATGCCTAACCAG GCAGTCAACAGGGTCTCTAAATTGGGCTCGGTGTCGCTCTCTATCAGTGGGAAAAGTTTCCCTTCTCTACGGGTGCAGCCAGCTCGCTTCCGTGTGTCCTGCGCA GCCAAACCAGAGACAGTGGACAAAGTATGTAAGATTGTGAGGAAGCAGCTGGCTCTTCCTGATGAATCTGAAGTTGCTGGACATTCAAAATTTGCATCTTTGGGTGCTGACTCTCTTGACACT GTTGAGATTGTCATGGGGCTTGAGGAGGAGTTCGGCATTAGTGTGGAAGAAGAAAGTGCTCAGAACATTGCGACTGTTCAAGATGCTGCTGATCTGATTGAGAAGCTTATCGAGAACAAGGGTGCTTAA
- the LOC113734007 gene encoding peroxidase 24, which produces MKSEFSLLLLLSIIVFGAITVTNAGGGAPGGGGLRPNFYRFTRCPQAEMLVKALTISKVRSDPTLAPKLLRVHYHDCFVKGCDASILLDTVGTNQSEKDARPNQTLGGFEAIDNIKAQVEKACPGIVSCADILALAARDAVSFPFGRNLWEVPTGRRDSRVSLISDVNGNLPSPFSDFPTLQQLFAKKNLNVNDLVALSGAHTIGVAHCGAFSRRLFNFTGKGDMDPSLDATYAGTLKQQCPNPANPATTVGMDPQSSRSFDTHYFTILNQKKGLFQSDAALLTNADSAAIVNRLQFPRNFFFEFGRSMVNMGNIEVLTGTAGEIRKNCRVINPLA; this is translated from the exons atgaagtctgAGTTTAGCCTTCTGCTTTTGCTCTCAATTATTGTGTTTGGAGCCATTACGGTTACAAATGCAGGAGGTGGTGCCCCTGGTGGTGGGGGATTGAGACCTAACTTTTACAGGTTTACTCGCTGTCCCCAAGCTGAGATGCTTGTGAAAGCCCTCACAATAAGCAAAGTGCGAAGTGACCCTACCTTGGCTCCTAAATTGCTTAGGGTGCACTACCATGACTGCTTTGTTAAG GGATGCGATGCCTCTATACTCCTGGACACAGTTGGAACTAATCAATCAGAGAAGGATGCAAGACCTAATCAAACACTAGGAGGCTTTGAAGCAATTGATAATATCAAGGCACAAGTGGAAAAAGCTTGCCCGGGTATTGTATCATGCGCAGATATTCTTGCATTGGCTGCTCGTGACGCTGTTTCCTTTCCT TTTGGACGGAATTTGTGGGAAGTTCCTACCGGAAGAAGAGACAGCAGGGTGTCTCTTATATCTGATGTCAATGGAAACTTGCCTTCTCCATTCTCAGACTTTCCTACCCTTCAACAGTTGTTTGCCAAGAAAAATCTCAACGTTAATGATCTCGTGGCACTATCAG GTGCACACACCATTGGAGTAGCCCACTGTGGAGCTTTCTCGAGAAGGCTTTTCAATTTCACTGGCAAAGGTGATATGGATCCAAGTCTTGATGCAACCTACGCTGGAACTTTGAAGCAACAATGCCCCAACCCGGCCAACCCCGCAACAACTGTGGGAATGGATCCTCAGAGCTCTCGTTCATTTGATACTCATTATTTCACCATTCTCAACCAAAAGAAGGGCCTATTCCAATCTGATGCAGCACTTCTAACAAATGCCGATTCAGCTGCAATCGTGAATCGGCtgcaatttccaagaaatttCTTCTTTGAGTTCGGAAGATCAATGGTGAACATGGGAAACATTGAAGTGCTGACTGGAACCGCCGGAGAAATTAGGAAAAACTGCCGCGTTATTAATCCTTTAGCATGA
- the LOC140037503 gene encoding superoxide dismutase [Cu-Zn] encodes MVKAVVVLGCSEGVKGTIYFTQEGDGPTTVTGEVSGLKPGLHGFHVHALGDTTNGCLSTGPHFNPGGKEHGAPEDENRHAGDLGNITVGEDGTASFNIVDKQIPLSGPLSVIGRAVVVHGDPDDLGKGGHELSKTTGNAGGRVACGIIGLQG; translated from the exons ATGGTGAAGGCTGTTGTAGTTCTGGGCTGCAGTGAGGGTGTTAAGGGCACCATCTACTTTACGCAAGAGGGAGACG GTCCAACTACAGTAACAGGAGAGGTCTCTGGCCTTAAACCTGGACTTCATGGCTTCCATGTCCATGCCCTTGGTGACACAACTAATGGTTGCTTGTCAACAG GACCACATTTTAATCCTGGTGGCAAAGAGCATGGTGCTCCTGAAGATGAGAATCGCCATGCTGGTGATCTTGGGAATATCACAGTTGGGGAAGATG GAACTGCTTCTTTCAACATTGTTGACAAGCAG ATTCCCCTTTCTGGACCACTTTCCGTCATTGGAAGAGCTGTAGTTGTCCATGGTGATCCTGATGATCTCGGAAAGG GAGGACATGAACTCAGCAAGACCACTGGAAATGCTGGGGGAAGAGTTGCTTGTG GTATCATCGGTCTGCAGGGCTGA